In Nocardia higoensis, one genomic interval encodes:
- a CDS encoding cutinase family protein, with translation MMRAVRKVFRAQNTMAREANRIDVLLLGGTWNPRGDDISAAFARHLDADRFAPRFVEYPADYGRAMSYTESRAAGRQAMLAALDEVTGSVVLAGYSQGAAIAGDVAAEIGRGELTYPNVLACALIADPLRPSGRCVGTDPGGYGIAGERDVPGLPAYWAAASGDPITALPAGNPLRSIADLTGYFSLASPGAALRWGRSLLDAGTRHAMQRWWSLEHRRSWAGAVAFARGYLYDGRHTDDYIRYGHVLRLAETINSEVGETKSRRRG, from the coding sequence ATGATGCGCGCGGTCCGGAAAGTGTTTCGCGCCCAGAACACGATGGCCAGGGAAGCCAACCGGATCGACGTGTTGCTGCTCGGCGGGACATGGAACCCGCGTGGCGACGACATCAGCGCGGCCTTCGCCCGGCATCTCGATGCCGATCGATTCGCGCCGCGCTTCGTGGAGTACCCCGCAGATTACGGACGCGCGATGTCCTACACGGAAAGCCGAGCGGCCGGACGGCAGGCGATGCTCGCCGCGCTCGACGAGGTGACCGGCAGCGTCGTGCTGGCGGGATACTCCCAGGGCGCGGCGATCGCGGGCGATGTCGCCGCGGAGATCGGGCGGGGCGAGCTGACCTATCCGAATGTCCTGGCCTGTGCGCTCATCGCCGATCCGTTGCGTCCGTCCGGCCGCTGCGTCGGCACCGACCCGGGGGGTTACGGCATCGCCGGCGAACGCGATGTGCCCGGTCTGCCTGCCTACTGGGCCGCCGCGTCCGGCGATCCGATCACGGCTCTTCCCGCGGGCAACCCGCTGCGCTCGATCGCCGACCTCACCGGCTACTTCAGTCTCGCCTCCCCGGGCGCGGCGCTGCGCTGGGGGCGAAGTCTCCTCGACGCGGGCACCAGGCACGCGATGCAACGGTGGTGGTCGCTGGAGCACAGGCGGAGCTGGGCAGGCGCGGTGGCCTTCGCGCGCGGCTACCTGTACGACGGCAGGCACACCGACGACTACATCCGTTACGGGCATGTCCTCCGCCTCGCCGAGACGATCAACAGCGAAGTGGGCGAGACGAAGTCGAGGAGGCGCGGATGA
- a CDS encoding helix-turn-helix domain-containing protein, translating to MGAKETSSAINRAVGNELRAARARRDLTRQQLAGLTGLAVSTIQRFENGDRSPDMQQLHALCSALGIPMRDFVALALQDVERKEN from the coding sequence ATGGGCGCAAAAGAGACTTCGTCGGCGATCAATCGTGCGGTGGGCAACGAGTTGCGGGCAGCACGTGCGCGGCGAGACCTCACCCGCCAGCAACTGGCGGGACTGACGGGCCTGGCCGTCAGCACGATTCAGCGCTTCGAGAACGGCGATCGATCACCGGACATGCAACAACTGCACGCTCTCTGCAGCGCTCTCGGCATCCCTATGCGCGATTTCGTCGCACTTGCGCTTCAAGACGTCGAGCGAAAGGAGAACTGA
- a CDS encoding VanW family protein, whose amino-acid sequence MTSESSAGRSGRSDKPGGEVGLRRLLESNRIADAPTAGFRAQQPGEAHRSEVDPPTTAYPYPAVAPGAEWPGDSTPTVPLSTSASHPAAQAQAQAQAQAQAQGSPVASGGLFGQREGRGIAPAGKGPGGRGPNGSRPGGTRPGTAPWWRSPEGKRAGIIAGAVFAVVGLAYLTDTAMSAGDVPRGVIVAGIDIGGMDVDDADAKLRSALEGRDAQQIGLHLGDARDSMVPAAAGLGVDWDGTWDRIGGQPLNPLTRFVSLFGTREVRVASTVDDAALDRQLDALQTHDRPTVEGAIRFDNGRPVAVPPATGRVMDRPEARTVLIEHWMDGESLILPMVPAPVAVTAEAVDRALREIAQPAVSGDIVFKGKGRDAVLTPAQIATVLSFASDGQGGLAVNYDQNAAIAALEPQLKESEVEPKDATFEISGGKPVVVPAVIGDKVDWPKTLEQLPALLVATQRSAPAVYAKVDPKLTTEAAEKLGIIEPMGEFSTGGFSGPSGVNIAVVAAKVNGAVVKPGDTFSLNEFTGPRGTAEGYVESGIIDHGRPSTAVGGGISQFATTLYNAAYFAGLEDAGHTEHSYYISRYPAAREATVFDGAIDLAFRNNTETGVYIEAFTTSSQVTVRLWGTKRVNVESITGERTKPTEPETITLPEGDDCIATQGAPGFTISDTRVITDRATGAEISRTTRTVKYDPIPVVKCEPKDEPEKATETSESAAGSDDSDE is encoded by the coding sequence GTGACCAGCGAGTCGAGCGCCGGACGCAGCGGCCGGAGCGACAAGCCCGGCGGTGAGGTCGGTCTACGTCGGCTCCTCGAATCGAATCGGATCGCCGACGCGCCCACCGCTGGGTTCCGCGCGCAGCAACCGGGCGAAGCGCACCGGTCCGAGGTCGATCCGCCCACCACCGCCTACCCGTACCCGGCGGTCGCCCCGGGCGCCGAGTGGCCGGGCGACTCGACGCCGACCGTGCCGCTGTCCACCTCCGCATCCCACCCTGCCGCCCAGGCCCAGGCCCAGGCCCAGGCCCAGGCCCAGGCCCAGGGCTCGCCTGTCGCGTCCGGCGGCCTGTTCGGTCAGCGGGAAGGCCGTGGCATCGCCCCCGCGGGGAAGGGCCCGGGCGGCCGGGGACCGAACGGCAGCAGACCCGGCGGCACCAGACCCGGCACCGCGCCGTGGTGGAGGTCGCCCGAGGGCAAGCGGGCGGGCATCATCGCCGGCGCGGTGTTCGCGGTCGTGGGCCTGGCCTATCTGACCGACACCGCGATGTCCGCCGGTGACGTGCCCCGTGGTGTGATCGTCGCGGGCATCGACATCGGCGGCATGGATGTCGACGATGCCGACGCGAAACTGCGCAGCGCCCTCGAGGGCCGCGACGCCCAGCAGATCGGCCTGCACCTCGGCGATGCGCGCGACAGCATGGTGCCCGCCGCCGCCGGGCTCGGCGTCGACTGGGACGGCACCTGGGATCGGATCGGCGGCCAGCCCCTCAACCCACTCACCCGCTTCGTCTCCCTTTTCGGTACCCGGGAGGTCCGGGTCGCCAGCACCGTCGACGACGCCGCGCTCGACCGGCAGCTCGACGCCCTGCAGACCCACGACAGGCCCACCGTCGAAGGCGCCATCCGCTTCGACAACGGCAGACCCGTCGCCGTCCCGCCCGCCACCGGTCGCGTCATGGACCGCCCCGAAGCCCGGACCGTGCTGATCGAGCACTGGATGGACGGCGAATCACTGATCCTGCCCATGGTTCCCGCCCCGGTCGCCGTCACCGCCGAGGCCGTCGACCGCGCCCTGCGCGAGATCGCCCAACCCGCCGTCAGCGGCGACATCGTCTTCAAGGGCAAGGGCCGCGACGCCGTGCTCACTCCCGCCCAGATCGCCACCGTGCTCTCGTTCGCCTCCGACGGACAGGGCGGCCTGGCGGTGAACTACGACCAGAACGCCGCGATCGCCGCGCTGGAACCGCAGCTGAAGGAATCGGAGGTCGAGCCGAAGGACGCCACCTTCGAGATCTCCGGCGGCAAGCCCGTCGTCGTGCCCGCCGTCATCGGCGACAAGGTCGACTGGCCCAAGACCCTCGAACAGCTGCCCGCCCTGCTCGTCGCCACCCAGCGCAGCGCGCCCGCCGTCTACGCCAAGGTCGATCCGAAGCTCACCACCGAGGCTGCCGAGAAGCTCGGAATCATCGAGCCCATGGGCGAATTCAGCACCGGCGGCTTCAGCGGCCCGTCCGGGGTGAATATCGCCGTGGTCGCCGCCAAGGTGAACGGCGCGGTCGTGAAGCCGGGAGATACGTTCTCCCTCAACGAATTCACCGGCCCGCGCGGCACCGCCGAGGGCTACGTCGAGTCCGGCATCATCGACCACGGCAGGCCGAGCACCGCGGTCGGCGGCGGCATCAGCCAGTTCGCCACCACCCTCTACAACGCCGCCTACTTCGCCGGTCTCGAGGACGCGGGCCACACCGAGCACAGCTACTACATCTCGCGCTACCCCGCCGCCCGCGAGGCCACCGTCTTCGACGGCGCCATCGACCTGGCCTTCCGCAACAACACCGAAACCGGTGTCTACATCGAGGCTTTCACCACCAGCTCGCAGGTCACCGTCCGGCTGTGGGGCACCAAGAGGGTGAACGTGGAGTCGATCACCGGCGAGCGCACCAAGCCCACCGAGCCGGAGACCATCACCCTGCCCGAGGGCGACGACTGCATCGCCACCCAAGGCGCGCCCGGCTTCACGATCAGCGACACCAGGGTCATCACCGACCGGGCGACCGGCGCCGAGATCTCCCGGACCACGCGCACCGTGAAATACGATCCCATTCCGGTGGTGAAGTGCGAGCCCAAGGATGAACCTGAGAAGGCCACGGAGACCTCCGAATCCGCGGCCGGCTCCGACGACAGCGACGAGTAG
- the gnd gene encoding phosphogluconate dehydrogenase (NAD(+)-dependent, decarboxylating), with protein MQLGMIGLGRMGGNIVRRIVRAGHTAVGYERRASAIEDLRVELGESFQGSTDLREFVAALTTPRVVWVMIPAGATGAVIDELAGLLDPGDIVIDGGNSRYHDDIARARQLAPKGIHYVDVGTSGGVFGLERGFCLMIGGDSGPVAYLDPLWKSIAPGVEAAPRTPGRTGEPSPAEHGYLHCGPPGAGHFVKMVHNGIEYGAMAAYAEGLNILHKADYGLRQSGEFSAEETPLAHPELYRYQLDVPEVTEVWRRGSVVASWLLDLTAGALHADPNLDSFGGRVSDSGEGRWTLDAAIDVGVPAPVLAAALFGRFSSRGEALYADKVLSAMRLAFGGHDERPAR; from the coding sequence ATGCAACTGGGAATGATCGGCTTGGGGAGGATGGGCGGCAATATCGTGCGCCGGATCGTGCGCGCCGGGCACACCGCCGTCGGCTACGAACGCAGGGCATCGGCCATCGAGGATCTGCGCGTCGAACTCGGGGAGTCCTTTCAGGGCAGCACCGATCTGCGCGAGTTCGTCGCCGCCCTGACGACGCCGCGGGTGGTGTGGGTGATGATTCCGGCGGGCGCGACCGGAGCGGTGATCGACGAACTCGCGGGCCTGCTCGACCCCGGTGACATCGTGATCGACGGTGGCAACAGCCGCTACCACGACGACATCGCCCGCGCCCGGCAACTCGCGCCGAAGGGCATCCACTATGTCGATGTCGGCACCTCGGGCGGAGTGTTCGGACTCGAACGCGGCTTCTGTCTGATGATCGGCGGAGATTCCGGACCGGTGGCCTATCTGGACCCGCTGTGGAAGTCGATCGCACCCGGTGTCGAGGCCGCGCCGCGCACCCCCGGCCGCACCGGCGAACCCTCGCCCGCCGAACACGGCTACCTGCATTGCGGACCCCCCGGTGCTGGTCATTTCGTGAAAATGGTGCACAACGGCATCGAATACGGGGCGATGGCCGCCTACGCCGAAGGGTTGAACATTTTGCACAAGGCCGATTACGGCCTGCGGCAATCAGGGGAATTCTCGGCGGAGGAAACGCCACTGGCTCACCCGGAGCTCTACCGCTATCAGCTGGATGTGCCGGAAGTCACAGAAGTGTGGCGGCGCGGATCGGTGGTCGCGTCCTGGCTGCTCGACCTCACAGCGGGCGCGCTGCACGCCGACCCGAACCTGGACTCCTTCGGCGGCCGGGTCTCCGACTCCGGGGAAGGCCGCTGGACGCTGGACGCCGCGATCGACGTCGGCGTGCCCGCGCCGGTGCTGGCGGCGGCGTTGTTCGGGCGGTTCTCCTCGCGCGGGGAGGCGCTGTACGCGGACAAAGTGCTCTCGGCCATGCGCCTGGCCTTCGGCGGGCACGACGAACGACCGGCGCGGTGA
- a CDS encoding acetyl-CoA C-acetyltransferase gives MTTASASTPKTARPVAIVGGNRIPFARSDKAYAKASNQDMFTAALDGLVSRFNLQGERLGMVVGGAVLKRVGEHSLIRESVLGSRLSPYTPAHDLQLACGTGMQSVVTVADAIALGRIDAGIGGGTDTTSDAPIGVSEPMREWMLKINRARSGKERAKLVGQLRPSMIGIEIPRNAEPRTGMSMGEHAAVTTKEFGISREAQDELAYLSHKNMAAAYDRGFFDDLVTPFLGLTRDDNLRPDSSIEKLATLKPVFGVKAGGATMTAGNSTPLTDGASAVLLSSDEWAAQRSLPVLAHLVDSEVAAVDYVHGPDGLLMAPTYAVPRLLARNGLTLQDFDYYEIHEAFASVVLATLQAWESDQYCKERLGLDGALGSIDRGKLNVNGSSLAAGHPFAATGGRIIAAAAKQLAENGGGRALISVCAAGGQGVVAIIER, from the coding sequence GTGACCACAGCCAGCGCCAGCACCCCGAAGACCGCACGTCCGGTCGCCATCGTGGGCGGCAACCGCATCCCGTTCGCTCGTTCGGACAAGGCGTACGCGAAGGCGTCGAACCAGGACATGTTCACCGCCGCCCTGGACGGCCTGGTGAGCCGCTTCAACTTGCAGGGCGAGCGGCTGGGCATGGTCGTCGGCGGCGCGGTGCTCAAGCGCGTCGGCGAGCACAGCTTGATCCGTGAGAGCGTGCTCGGCAGCCGCCTCTCGCCCTACACCCCCGCCCACGACCTGCAGCTCGCCTGCGGGACCGGCATGCAGTCGGTGGTCACCGTGGCCGACGCCATCGCGCTGGGCCGCATCGACGCGGGCATCGGCGGCGGCACCGACACCACCTCCGACGCCCCGATCGGCGTCAGCGAGCCGATGCGCGAATGGATGCTGAAGATCAACCGCGCCCGCTCCGGCAAGGAGCGCGCGAAGCTGGTCGGCCAGTTGCGCCCGAGCATGATCGGCATCGAGATCCCGCGCAATGCCGAGCCGCGCACCGGTATGTCGATGGGTGAGCACGCCGCCGTCACCACCAAGGAATTCGGCATCAGCCGCGAGGCGCAGGACGAGCTGGCCTACCTCTCGCACAAGAACATGGCCGCCGCCTACGACCGCGGCTTCTTCGACGACCTGGTCACCCCCTTCCTCGGCCTGACCCGCGACGACAACCTGCGCCCGGACTCCTCGATCGAGAAGCTCGCCACCCTGAAGCCGGTCTTCGGCGTCAAGGCCGGCGGCGCGACGATGACCGCGGGCAACTCCACCCCGCTCACCGACGGCGCGTCCGCGGTGCTGCTGTCCAGCGACGAGTGGGCCGCGCAGCGCAGCCTGCCGGTGCTGGCCCACCTGGTCGACTCCGAGGTCGCCGCCGTCGACTACGTGCACGGCCCCGACGGCCTGCTGATGGCCCCCACCTACGCGGTTCCGCGCCTGCTCGCCCGCAACGGCCTCACCCTGCAGGACTTCGACTACTACGAGATCCACGAGGCGTTCGCCTCCGTCGTGCTGGCCACCCTGCAGGCCTGGGAGTCCGACCAGTACTGCAAGGAGCGCCTGGGTCTGGACGGCGCGCTCGGCTCGATCGACCGCGGCAAGCTCAATGTCAACGGCTCCTCGCTGGCCGCGGGCCATCCCTTCGCCGCGACCGGCGGTCGCATCATCGCCGCCGCCGCCAAGCAGCTCGCCGAGAACGGCGGCGGTCGCGCGCTGATCTCGGTTTGCGCGGCGGGCGGTCAGGGCGTGGTCGCCATCATCGAGCGCTGA